TGTTGTGCCTCGTGGTGTTGAACTCGCAAAGCACTTTGCTGACCAGGAATAATAGTTGATTTTCCATCCGAAGTTTCTCCATTAGAACAGATATATCGCCTGTTTTGACATAAATTGCATCCTTCATTAGACTTATTTAGATGAACAATTTCTTTACTTATCTTCTCGTTATTTATCAAGAAATTAAATATAGAATGAAAAGAGCCTATTTGCCAACTACGAGGATTACTTTCTGCTGGATTTTGAGGGAAATTAGTTCGGCTAAGAGGCAAGGAGTTAGTAGTTCGGTTATTTAAATGAAAATATACCCGATAAGCGCCACTAATTCGACTTACAGCATCAACCCCTGAAATTTCCATTTTCTAAAACCTCCAATAGAGTTCTGCAAAACTAAGAAACTGTAGTTTTTAAGCGGGTATTTAAAACCTCTATTTTTATCAATTTCCTCCAAAGAGCAAAATGCAAAACTCGTTTATAGTTTATGGTTTATAGTTTATAGTCTATAGTCTATAGTCCTTCAACTATCAACTATCAACTATCTACGGTTTCTCCCCCAAATCCTATTTTGCAGAACCCTAGTAAACAGTTACCCTTAAATCAACTCTTTAAGCAGGCGGAAGAAGAAGAGATGTGCTCTTCTGAAAGTTGGTAATTTAGAGTTACCCCATTTTCGTTCATATTCATGACTTGGCACTTCACAAATCCGATAGCCTTTTTTTAAACATTTCATTATCATTTCATGTTCAATATCAAACTGATTGGCTTTAAGATTCAGGTTTAAAGCAACACCTTTCTTAATTGCCCGAAAGCCATTAAGGCAATCCGTTAATGTTGTTTTAAACCGGAGGTTAATAATCAAGGTAATTAATCCTCCGCCAACCATTCGGACATAATTAGAGAAATTTCCATGAAACTCATCACTTCCGCCTAACATTCGAGAGGCAATAACCAAATCTGCCTTATTTTGAATGATAGGTTCAATCAATCCGGGAATATCCTTTGGTTCA
This genomic window from bacterium contains:
- a CDS encoding glycosyltransferase family 2 protein; amino-acid sequence: MKTSVIIPTRNESEGIKQIIEQVRPYADEVIVVDGHSTDNTCEIASQSGVKVILDNKKGKGDAYRVGISVAKNDIVAFIDADGSHEPKDIPGLIEPIIQNKADLVIASRMLGGSDEFHGNFSNYVRMVGGGLITLIINLRFKTTLTDCLNGFRAIKKGVALNLNLKANQFDIEHEMIMKCLKKGYRICEVPSHEYERKWGNSKLPTFRRAHLFFFRLLKELI